From a single Candidatus Izimaplasma bacterium HR1 genomic region:
- the glnS gene encoding Glutamine--tRNA ligase, producing the protein MEINHFINTIIEEDIRLGKHEKAITRFPPEPNGFLHLGHARAIITNYSMAEKYDGYFNLRFDDTNPIKEDISFVEAIKEDIEWLGCHWENLFFASDYFEEMYNRATLLIERGKAFVCDLTAEEIREYRGDFKTPGKESPYRNRSIEENLEMFANMRNGKYPDGSHVLRAKIDMTSPNINLRDPVIYRIQRVYHHNTGDKWCIYPMYDYAHPIEDAIEGITHSLCSLEFEDHRPLYDWVVENCEMPNIPRQIEFGKLYIAGAVTGKRYIKELVESGAVNGWDDPRLITISGLRRRGIPAAAIRNFIYSLGLPKSQGETEIDMLYQVVRDELKTEAPRTNAILDPIKLVIDNYPEGKVEYLEAENNRENEELGSRQIPFSKQVYIEREDFIEQKPNKKWKRLALDIEVRLMHAYFVKANSIVKDDDGNIIEVHCTYDPATKSGSGFKERKPNGNIHFVDGTHNQKAEIRLYDDLITDFENKDVPFSEKINPDSLIIKHGYVEEGITSKVGDRFQFTRNGYYCIDTDSTEDNLVFNRIVSLKSSYRPKTK; encoded by the coding sequence ATGGAAATTAATCATTTTATAAACACAATAATAGAAGAAGATATTCGTTTAGGTAAACACGAGAAGGCAATCACAAGATTCCCTCCCGAACCAAACGGATTTTTACATTTAGGTCATGCGAGAGCTATTATTACAAACTATTCAATGGCTGAAAAATATGATGGTTATTTTAATTTGCGATTTGATGATACAAATCCAATTAAAGAAGATATCAGCTTTGTAGAAGCTATTAAAGAGGATATTGAGTGGTTGGGATGTCATTGGGAAAATCTATTTTTTGCTAGTGATTATTTTGAAGAGATGTATAATCGAGCAACTCTTCTTATCGAAAGAGGTAAAGCTTTTGTTTGTGATTTAACTGCTGAAGAGATTAGAGAATACCGTGGTGACTTTAAAACACCAGGTAAGGAATCACCATATCGAAATCGTTCTATTGAAGAAAATTTGGAAATGTTTGCTAATATGAGGAATGGTAAATATCCTGATGGAAGTCATGTTTTAAGAGCTAAAATTGATATGACAAGTCCTAATATAAATTTAAGAGATCCTGTTATATATAGAATTCAAAGAGTATATCATCATAATACCGGAGATAAATGGTGTATTTATCCAATGTATGATTATGCACATCCGATTGAAGATGCAATTGAAGGAATAACTCATAGTTTATGTAGCTTAGAGTTTGAGGATCACCGTCCTCTATATGACTGGGTAGTAGAAAACTGTGAAATGCCTAATATACCAAGACAAATAGAATTTGGTAAACTGTATATTGCAGGTGCTGTCACTGGGAAAAGATATATTAAGGAACTAGTAGAAAGTGGTGCGGTTAATGGATGGGACGATCCACGTCTTATCACAATATCTGGTTTAAGAAGACGAGGAATACCTGCTGCAGCTATTAGAAATTTCATTTATAGTTTAGGTCTACCAAAATCTCAAGGTGAAACTGAAATTGATATGTTATACCAAGTAGTAAGAGATGAGTTAAAGACAGAAGCACCAAGAACTAATGCAATACTTGATCCTATAAAACTAGTTATTGATAATTATCCAGAAGGCAAAGTAGAATACTTAGAAGCAGAAAACAATAGAGAAAATGAAGAGTTAGGTTCGAGACAAATACCTTTTAGTAAACAGGTATATATTGAAAGAGAAGATTTTATTGAGCAAAAACCAAATAAAAAATGGAAACGACTTGCTTTAGATATTGAAGTACGCCTAATGCATGCATACTTTGTTAAAGCTAACAGCATTGTAAAAGATGATGATGGAAACATTATTGAAGTACATTGTACATATGATCCGGCCACTAAAAGTGGTAGTGGATTCAAAGAAAGAAAACCAAATGGAAATATTCACTTTGTTGATGGTACTCACAACCAAAAAGCAGAAATTAGATTATATGATGATTTAATTACTGATTTTGAGAACAAAGATGTACCATTTAGTGAGAAAATCAACCCTGATTCTTTAATCATAAAACATGGTTATGTTGAAGAAGGAATAACCTCTAAAGTAGGCGATAGATTTCAATTCACTAGGAATGGTTATTATTGTATAGATACAGACTCTACTGAAGACAACCTTGTTTTTAACAGAATTGTGTCATTAAAATCATCATATCGACCAAAGACGAAATAA
- the cspD gene encoding Cold shock-like protein CspD, protein MTGKVKWFNSEKGFGFITTENGEDLFVHFSQIQKDGFKTLEEGEAVSFDVIEGNKGPQAANVESL, encoded by the coding sequence ATGACAGGAAAAGTTAAATGGTTTAATTCTGAAAAAGGATTCGGATTCATCACAACTGAAAATGGAGAAGATTTATTTGTACATTTCTCACAAATTCAAAAAGATGGTTTCAAAACTTTAGAAGAAGGAGAAGCTGTAAGTTTTGACGTAATTGAAGGAAATAAAGGTCCTCAAGCTGCAAACGTAGAAAGCTTATAA
- a CDS encoding Colicin V production protein, whose protein sequence is MLSSIIPEISIDFNFDLILIMIYLSYLIYGYFSGGHKQIRISINLILPFVIIYYMGSAITTYLYAPLSETFFFELINEYLGIFKNTVGMIFAYVFTYVLLFTGVFVLSIFARRYVLNENMRAKLGVKNKYIGALFGFINGYVLVYFIILPAFSLNLVDTNAYLTNFVLENPPPFSRIARTAEKAVPIKGLADKASNFEELLSVDGIEGYYNESIYEYQQQYVGGQDSYESNFMSEIYPELTIDAKRIIDDAYFAYFANDLSSSNYYGVSLVLIQDGTGDNLIYQDLLGSEADFQTEYTNAVNTKNEHTIAIAQYDTDLENFEYQVLYDAYVDDLEDYIDELETYTIAKLTALSTGNDFTETFDFTRPTFTLVEPIDFIYDDGINPLIPPTDPLESVLTSVTEAIAFVDEYEDKVNISSELNTLGTNFENHEGLLVWYVDVLAEGQSFDPGLSDISSVIVSFKDNYEVISESINDKELEDKLYLAAMSIRSYDVFTIWLEHTQGNIDSVSLDELYLEENRCPAFDVSEVTDYNFTDDALGIVTTLFEGESVSWIIMEFKYDYEAGLFDEAFTNYPEVTDVLESTKELVDEYDDKYKDIANSIEGNISMLFKIGISVMKYHLDVYETLENTPLIAAFFNDAARFCASPDPVSGYDIEICTKSEGETGMFKEVMNMRYLISEIYFKAYFMVDEDNESKAYDSEMMYEYLDSVNQSVKDSVISKEVVTAMADQFAFNIIDESNGLTLLEQMYEDGNISIEAMRVLADDEYELFSEDFRARVRSLIR, encoded by the coding sequence ATGTTATCTAGTATAATCCCTGAAATAAGTATAGATTTTAACTTTGATTTAATCTTAATTATGATTTACCTTTCATATCTAATATATGGATATTTTTCAGGTGGACATAAGCAAATTAGAATATCTATTAATTTAATCCTTCCTTTCGTAATAATTTATTATATGGGGAGTGCAATTACTACCTATCTATACGCTCCTTTATCAGAAACATTTTTCTTTGAATTAATAAATGAATATTTAGGTATCTTTAAAAATACAGTTGGAATGATATTTGCCTATGTATTTACATATGTGCTTTTATTTACAGGTGTGTTTGTTTTATCAATCTTTGCAAGAAGATATGTATTAAATGAAAATATGCGAGCTAAACTAGGTGTAAAGAACAAGTATATAGGGGCATTATTCGGGTTTATTAATGGATACGTGTTAGTGTATTTCATTATTCTCCCAGCTTTCAGTTTGAATCTAGTAGATACTAATGCTTACCTTACAAACTTTGTCCTAGAAAACCCTCCACCATTCTCAAGAATTGCTAGAACAGCTGAAAAAGCTGTTCCGATAAAAGGATTGGCTGATAAAGCTTCTAATTTTGAAGAATTACTAAGTGTGGATGGAATTGAAGGTTATTACAATGAATCAATATATGAATATCAACAGCAATATGTTGGAGGACAAGATTCTTACGAATCTAACTTTATGTCAGAAATATACCCTGAATTAACAATCGATGCTAAGAGAATAATAGATGATGCTTATTTTGCTTATTTTGCTAATGACTTAAGTTCATCCAACTATTACGGGGTATCATTAGTTCTGATTCAGGATGGTACAGGAGATAATTTAATCTACCAAGACTTACTTGGAAGTGAAGCTGATTTCCAAACCGAGTATACAAATGCCGTCAACACTAAAAATGAACACACAATAGCTATCGCACAATATGATACCGATTTAGAAAATTTTGAATATCAGGTATTATATGATGCTTATGTTGATGATTTAGAAGATTATATTGATGAATTAGAAACTTATACAATAGCTAAATTAACTGCCTTAAGTACTGGTAATGACTTTACCGAAACATTTGATTTTACAAGACCGACATTTACCTTAGTAGAACCAATTGATTTCATTTACGATGATGGTATTAATCCTTTAATACCTCCAACAGATCCATTAGAAAGTGTCCTAACTTCAGTCACAGAAGCTATTGCATTTGTAGATGAATACGAAGATAAAGTAAATATTTCATCAGAATTGAATACTTTAGGAACTAACTTTGAAAACCATGAAGGCTTATTAGTATGGTATGTTGATGTGTTAGCTGAAGGACAAAGTTTTGATCCGGGACTAAGTGATATTTCAAGTGTAATCGTTAGCTTTAAAGATAACTATGAAGTAATAAGTGAAAGTATTAACGACAAAGAACTAGAAGATAAATTATATTTAGCAGCAATGAGTATTAGAAGTTATGATGTTTTTACAATCTGGCTTGAACATACCCAAGGGAATATTGATTCTGTATCTCTAGATGAACTGTATTTAGAAGAGAATAGATGTCCTGCATTTGATGTTTCAGAAGTGACAGACTATAACTTTACTGATGATGCTTTAGGGATAGTAACAACGCTCTTTGAAGGTGAAAGTGTTTCGTGGATTATTATGGAGTTCAAATATGATTATGAAGCAGGATTATTCGATGAAGCCTTTACTAATTATCCAGAAGTGACTGATGTCTTAGAAAGTACTAAAGAACTTGTTGATGAATATGATGATAAATATAAGGATATTGCTAACAGTATTGAAGGGAATATCTCAATGTTATTTAAAATTGGTATTAGTGTTATGAAATACCATTTGGATGTCTATGAAACATTAGAAAATACACCATTAATTGCCGCATTCTTTAATGATGCTGCTAGATTCTGTGCTTCTCCAGACCCGGTAAGTGGGTATGATATCGAGATTTGCACGAAATCTGAAGGTGAAACAGGAATGTTTAAAGAAGTAATGAATATGCGATACCTAATTAGTGAAATCTACTTTAAGGCATACTTTATGGTTGACGAAGATAATGAAAGTAAAGCTTATGATTCAGAAATGATGTATGAATATCTAGATTCAGTTAATCAATCAGTTAAAGATAGTGTAATAAGCAAAGAGGTTGTAACAGCTATGGCTGATCAATTTGCTTTTAACATAATTGATGAATCAAATGGATTAACTCTTCTAGAGCAAATGTATGAAGATGGAAATATTTCTATCGAAGCAATGAGAGTTCTTGCAGATGACGAATACGAGTTGTTTAGTGAAGACTTCAGAGCCCGAGTAAGAAGTTTAATCAGATAA
- the ligA gene encoding DNA ligase, with the protein MNIKIRIDELRRLLNRYNYEYYIEDNSTVSDQEFDDLLHELIRLENENPEYKSDDSPTVRVGTVILDKFEKVTHDIPMMSLNNAFNEDDLYAFDERVRKVVSDVTYNVELKIDGLAGSLKFENGSLVLGATRGNGVIGENITSNLRTVKSIPLSIDYDNNLEVRGEVFMSKKSFDKSNTERRNLSQEEFKNPRNAAAGSVRQLDSKVAASRNLDMFIYSVISPVNHGLSTHIESLDFARKLGFKVNPLSKKCKTIEEVIEYINIYTEKRNDLKYEIDGIVIKVDELALYDVIGYTAKSPKWAIAYKFPAEEVITKINSITLQVGRTGQITPVANLDPVMVQGSTVSRATLHNEDYISEKDIRENDYVVIRKAGDIIPEVVRIVLERRTSESKKFSMISKCPVCNEDTSRKDGEVDLYCVNPFCDAKTIEGLIHFASRKAMAIEGLGDRIIEQFYNDNLIKTIDDIYMLEKHRMDLVVKEGFGQKSITKLLDSIEASKNNNLDKFLFGLGIRHVGEKVSKVLATKFKDIENFYELTKEELTDVDEIGEVIADSVISYFNDDKNKELLLKLKLLGLNMLYTSNVVLKEEFEGKTFVLTGKLELYKRDEAKALIESLGGKVSGSVSKKTSFVVAGTDAGSKLTKANQLGVKVISEQDFKDLLDR; encoded by the coding sequence ATGAATATAAAGATTAGAATTGACGAGTTAAGAAGACTGTTAAATCGTTATAATTATGAGTATTATATCGAGGATAATTCAACTGTAAGTGATCAAGAATTTGATGATTTGCTACATGAATTAATTCGTTTAGAAAACGAAAATCCAGAATATAAGAGTGATGATTCACCTACTGTTAGAGTAGGAACAGTAATTCTTGATAAATTTGAAAAAGTAACCCACGATATTCCTATGATGAGTCTAAACAATGCATTTAATGAAGATGATTTATATGCCTTTGATGAACGAGTTAGGAAGGTAGTAAGTGATGTTACTTATAATGTAGAGTTAAAAATAGATGGACTAGCAGGTTCTTTGAAATTTGAGAACGGAAGTCTTGTTTTAGGTGCAACTCGAGGTAATGGAGTTATTGGAGAAAATATTACTTCAAATTTACGAACAGTTAAGAGTATTCCGCTAAGCATTGATTATGACAATAATCTTGAAGTTAGAGGAGAAGTTTTTATGAGTAAGAAGTCTTTTGATAAATCTAATACTGAAAGAAGAAACTTATCTCAAGAGGAATTCAAGAATCCCCGTAATGCGGCTGCTGGAAGTGTTAGACAATTAGATAGTAAAGTTGCTGCTTCGCGTAATCTAGATATGTTTATATATAGTGTTATCTCACCGGTTAATCACGGGTTATCAACACATATTGAATCATTAGATTTTGCCAGAAAACTAGGATTTAAAGTTAATCCTTTAAGTAAAAAATGTAAAACTATTGAAGAGGTTATCGAGTACATAAATATATATACTGAAAAGAGAAATGACTTAAAATATGAAATTGATGGAATTGTTATCAAAGTTGATGAATTGGCATTATATGATGTTATAGGATATACAGCAAAATCTCCTAAGTGGGCTATAGCTTATAAATTCCCAGCTGAAGAAGTAATAACTAAAATTAATTCAATAACTTTACAAGTTGGTAGAACGGGGCAAATAACTCCTGTTGCCAATTTAGATCCAGTAATGGTTCAGGGAAGTACAGTTTCTAGAGCTACATTACATAATGAGGATTATATAAGTGAAAAAGATATAAGAGAAAATGATTATGTTGTTATAAGAAAAGCAGGAGATATCATCCCTGAAGTTGTTCGTATCGTTCTAGAAAGAAGAACTTCTGAAAGTAAAAAATTCAGTATGATTTCTAAATGTCCTGTCTGTAATGAAGATACATCAAGAAAAGACGGAGAAGTTGATCTCTATTGTGTTAATCCTTTCTGTGATGCAAAGACAATTGAAGGACTTATCCATTTTGCATCAAGAAAAGCAATGGCTATAGAAGGTCTTGGAGATAGAATAATCGAACAGTTTTATAATGATAATTTGATTAAAACTATTGATGATATATATATGTTAGAAAAACATCGAATGGATTTAGTAGTTAAAGAAGGTTTTGGACAAAAATCAATTACTAAACTACTTGATAGTATTGAAGCAAGTAAGAATAACAACTTAGACAAATTTCTTTTCGGTCTTGGAATAAGACACGTTGGGGAAAAAGTATCTAAGGTTTTAGCTACCAAATTTAAGGATATAGAAAACTTCTATGAATTAACTAAAGAAGAGTTAACTGATGTTGATGAAATCGGAGAAGTAATTGCAGATAGTGTCATTAGTTACTTTAATGATGATAAAAATAAAGAACTACTTTTGAAGCTTAAATTATTAGGGTTAAACATGTTATATACCTCTAATGTCGTTTTAAAAGAAGAATTTGAGGGTAAAACATTTGTATTAACTGGTAAATTAGAGTTATATAAAAGAGATGAAGCAAAAGCTTTAATTGAATCGTTAGGCGGTAAAGTTTCAGGGAGTGTTAGCAAGAAAACAAGTTTTGTTGTTGCTGGAACCGATGCTGGAAGTAAACTAACTAAGGCTAATCAATTAGGCGTCAAAGTAATTAGTGAACAGGATTTTAAAGACTTACTAGATAGGTGA
- the pcrA_1 gene encoding ATP-dependent DNA helicase PcrA, whose translation MNNLLDNLNEKQKEAVLTTEGPIMAIAGAGSGKTSVLTKRIAYLIYEKNVHYKNILAITFTNKAAKEMKQRVKTLLGINPYDMWISTFHSMCAKILRDHIEKLGYKRNFQIIDDDDNLQIVKSLMKKANIDIKVYKPRVVRGLVLKMKFDEDYIDDIESPLKEFVGRIFKQYQDYIFESNLVDFEDLMILTIKLLKQEPEVKKYYNDLFKYVLVDEFQDTNNIQYELVKLLVNEDKNLFIVGDEDQSIYAFRGANIENINKFKRDYKGYHIVLLEQNYRSSNNILDAANSIIKNNSTRIPKNLFSSKGAGELITHYKGVTARDEVEYVAQTIRALNRMGYNFNDMAILYRANSTSRQYEDILLQKQIPYRIFGNTSFFKRKEIKDFTAYLKFILNQDDAFSFLRVISAPRRGIGPSTIEKITTYAVDNGLTFSDSLKQSHEYLGRNASNKLKEFITLIEHFRTQLDEIPFIDFVDYVLEKSGYYQTLENDEKGDVRYENLQEFKTILAENNEIYGDISKVEMLTFILEDISLKADENKEDVEDGVTLMTLHAAKGLEFKVVFIVALEMGMFPLARTFGDKFEFEEERRLMYVGVTRAKERLFLTNADVRQTFGEISRNPNSKFLDEIPSELIEKQGYSVAVSRSINVNSINKRPTYRDNIIKKRKVSLENANQNDISKGDKVTHKVFGDGVVVSVAGDNCIIAFKHPHGVKKLLKDHPAISKK comes from the coding sequence ATGAATAATTTACTAGATAATTTAAATGAGAAGCAAAAAGAAGCAGTCCTAACAACAGAGGGTCCAATCATGGCGATAGCCGGAGCTGGAAGCGGTAAAACAAGCGTTCTTACAAAAAGGATCGCTTATTTAATCTATGAGAAGAATGTTCATTATAAAAACATTCTAGCTATCACCTTTACTAATAAAGCTGCGAAAGAGATGAAACAACGAGTAAAAACGTTACTTGGAATAAATCCTTATGATATGTGGATTAGCACATTTCATTCAATGTGTGCAAAAATATTACGCGATCATATTGAAAAATTAGGGTATAAAAGAAACTTCCAAATTATAGATGATGATGACAACCTTCAAATTGTTAAATCATTGATGAAAAAGGCTAATATAGATATAAAAGTATATAAACCCAGAGTTGTCAGAGGTTTAGTTTTAAAAATGAAGTTTGATGAAGATTATATAGATGATATAGAATCTCCTTTAAAAGAGTTTGTAGGTAGAATATTTAAGCAATATCAAGACTATATTTTCGAATCAAACTTAGTTGATTTTGAGGACTTGATGATTTTGACAATTAAGTTATTAAAACAAGAACCCGAAGTAAAAAAATACTATAACGATTTATTCAAGTACGTTTTAGTGGATGAGTTCCAAGATACTAATAATATTCAGTATGAACTAGTTAAATTGCTTGTTAACGAGGATAAGAACTTATTTATAGTTGGAGATGAGGATCAAAGTATTTATGCCTTTAGAGGGGCAAATATTGAGAATATTAACAAATTCAAAAGAGACTACAAAGGTTATCATATTGTTCTTTTAGAACAAAACTATCGTAGTTCAAATAATATTTTGGATGCTGCTAACAGCATTATCAAAAATAATAGTACGAGGATACCTAAAAATCTTTTCTCATCGAAAGGCGCAGGAGAATTAATTACTCATTATAAAGGGGTAACTGCACGCGATGAAGTAGAATACGTTGCTCAAACAATTAGAGCTTTAAATAGAATGGGTTATAACTTTAATGATATGGCTATTTTATATCGTGCAAATAGTACCTCTAGACAATATGAAGATATATTATTGCAAAAACAAATTCCTTATCGTATCTTTGGGAATACTAGTTTCTTTAAAAGAAAAGAGATTAAAGATTTCACAGCATACCTAAAATTTATTCTAAATCAAGATGATGCTTTTAGTTTTCTAAGAGTAATAAGCGCACCAAGAAGAGGAATAGGACCATCAACAATAGAAAAAATCACTACTTATGCTGTAGATAATGGTTTGACTTTTAGTGATTCATTAAAGCAAAGCCATGAATATCTTGGTAGAAATGCTAGTAATAAACTAAAAGAATTTATTACATTGATAGAACACTTCAGAACTCAACTGGATGAAATACCTTTTATTGATTTTGTCGACTATGTTTTAGAAAAATCAGGATACTATCAAACCTTGGAAAATGATGAAAAAGGTGACGTTAGATATGAAAACTTACAAGAATTTAAGACGATCTTAGCCGAAAATAACGAAATATATGGCGATATATCTAAAGTTGAGATGTTGACTTTTATATTGGAAGATATTTCTTTGAAAGCAGATGAAAATAAAGAAGATGTCGAGGACGGTGTAACGTTAATGACACTTCATGCTGCGAAAGGGTTAGAGTTTAAAGTTGTATTTATTGTTGCTCTTGAAATGGGGATGTTCCCTTTAGCAAGAACATTTGGCGATAAATTTGAATTTGAAGAAGAACGTAGACTTATGTATGTAGGAGTAACTAGAGCTAAGGAACGATTATTCTTAACAAATGCTGATGTTAGACAAACATTTGGGGAGATAAGTAGAAATCCGAATAGCAAGTTTCTGGATGAGATTCCTAGTGAATTAATTGAGAAACAAGGATACAGTGTTGCTGTTAGTAGATCGATTAATGTTAATTCAATAAACAAAAGACCTACTTATAGAGATAATATAATAAAGAAAAGAAAAGTATCACTAGAAAATGCGAATCAAAATGATATTTCAAAAGGTGACAAAGTAACTCATAAAGTATTTGGTGATGGAGTAGTAGTGAGTGTTGCAGGAGATAACTGCATTATCGCCTTTAAACACCCTCATGGAGTGAAAAAACTTCTTAAAGATCATCCAGCAATAAGCAAGAAATAA
- the ogt gene encoding Methylated-DNA--protein-cysteine methyltransferase produces the protein MTNFTEQVLGIIKSIPYGTVMTYGQISTYAGNPRGARQVSRILSSMSKKYGLPWHRVINSKGGISLSGEPGFIQGDLLSSEGVQVENKRINLKDYQHFLD, from the coding sequence ATGACAAACTTTACTGAACAGGTTTTAGGAATTATAAAAAGTATCCCTTATGGAACTGTAATGACATATGGACAAATATCTACTTATGCAGGTAATCCTCGAGGTGCTAGACAAGTTTCAAGGATTCTAAGTAGTATGAGCAAAAAATATGGACTTCCTTGGCATAGAGTGATTAACTCTAAAGGTGGAATCTCACTTAGTGGTGAGCCTGGATTTATCCAAGGCGATCTTTTATCTAGTGAAGGAGTTCAAGTTGAAAATAAGCGAATAAATCTAAAAGATTATCAACACTTTTTAGACTAA